TTGTAGAGGGAGATAACTGTATGACAGAGTCTAATAAACAGAATAATAACAAGATGCAAAACATCTGCCGTAATTCCAACAATTAGACTCGAGAGAGATCTCCCTACAATATATACCTTTTCTGAATGAGtggagaaagaggaaaaaacCGGAGCTTACACAGAAAAACAAAGTGGTGCATATCAacgaaagtgaaaaaaatttcgtGCTCGCTCCTTTAAACGACTTGAATATGACAATTAGAAAATAAgggatgaaaaagaaaaataatgagaGAACCAAACGAAACtcattacttttttttctttcccagTATCACACTTGAACAACAGCAGGCAGGACAACTTCCAATAAAATTGTATATACCGTTAACAAATTTAAGCGATCATTATCTACCACTAACCTTACAGAATTAGCCACTTACGATATACCACTATTACCAAAAATTTGTACACATTTTTGCCAGAGAAGAATGCTGTTCACATCTTTCATATTATTACTTTTCTTGGGAATAGCCTCAGCATTGAAAGGCTCCATTGACTTTTCGAAAGATGCTGTCAAGATTGTTGATCCTGCAAGGGcatcattattattacttGACAAGGAAGATAAATCTTGGAGAGTTTTCCATTTTAGGGAAAATGGCGATTTTTACCTACCTCAATTATCTAAGGGGAAGTATGAGCTTTTGATTCAATCTCTAGATTTTAAATTATCTACAGGACCCTCTTACAAAATTACGGTGCTCAACAGTACACATTATATAGTCGAGGATGCTCAGACGGGTAAAGAGCTTGAGGATGGGCTTGAATTTTCAGCAGATAAAGTGGTTTTGAGGAATTTTATCGACAATGATTCATCGGGAAGTTTCCTTAACAGTCTTCCGTTCGTTCCTCTCATTAGGAAATACCCACTAATGGGAATGCTGCTATTGGGCTGTATTGCTCTCATGGTTTCTCCAATGATAATTAGTAAATTTGATCCGGACTTTAATGAGAAGCTTATTCAGGCTCAACAGGACACAAAAGCACATCAATCTTAGATTTcaatacatatatataaatatccACATTTCTCATTAGTATGCACACGAATACGCCTATCGTTCGAACAATTCACCCTCATTGTTTACAGCAAACAAATGTGCTCTTCCAACTTTATTTCCATCGCCATTTAATGAAAGATCAAGCTTCAACTCTAGTGATGTTACAATTCCGGACACTTTCTCTTTAGTTACTTCCTTAATTCTCCaaccatcttctttttcgaGCACAAGCTCATAGATCCTCACCGTACCATCAGAAAAACCGACACAGACCAATGCTATATTATTCCAAGGAATATTGCTTGTTTTGGAGTCTTCGGGCAAGTTAAAGTCAGAAAAACTTAAAGCTGTTGCACCAACATTCAGTTGTACTTGGCTGATCGGCTTACCATTAATTGTGAAGATCTTGAGATGATTTGATTTGTCGACAGTGGCAATATAACCGTCTTCATTTGAAATTGCAGCCAAGAATTCATTACCCGAACCGATTTTGCGGATCATTGTGTAATCTGACAAATCCCAGAGAAACACTTGACCGTTTGCACTTCTACTAAGAAGAACATGATTATAGTACGAAACAGAGATCATTTTGATAAAATCAGTATGTCCTCTGAGAACTGCGATTGGCTGCAATTGCAGACGTTTTGAATTTGCAGTTTCGGTTGAAGCAACTTGAGAATGCTGAACGGCTGATTTTTGTGAGTTTATAACTCCATCCATCGAGTCGGTTGTTAACTTATAGGCAATCATATATCCGGCTGCAAATCCAACTATAATCACTCTATCATTTGCTATGAAATAAATTCGTGTAACCTTACTTGCCGTCAGCCGCTCAGAAAGTAGTTTACCATTTATAAGTAGTCCATAGGAAGAAAATCTTTCGATAACTGTATCACCATATATTAAGCGTTCATTAGAGCCGACTAACCACCTTCTAGACTTAGCATCAAACACCAATTCATACAACTTTTTCGAGGAATTATTAACCGTTGTATTCATCTTTCTAATCGGAGTATTGTCAAACGAACATTGGTCGAATTTGATATGCGGGGTTGACTTCCATTTCCTGGGGTGAGGAcgataaaatatttgtaatGGCGTTTGGCCAAAGTTGTGAATCGTTGCAATAATGACagctttttctctctcaTCTTCAATCTTATCTAAATCTATCGCACCCGCATAACTAAGATGATGGAATACATTCAAAGACTGAACTGCGGCCTCACCCCTTTGCTTATATCCAAATACAAGATCTATCCATTCAGGTAAGTGTGCTGAAACATAATCTGATTCCAGTGCTTctctcattttttgaacAAATACGGTTGCACTGCCTTTTGCCCACGGAGGAAGTATGACATCATTAACCGGCTCTCCTGTTTGTAGGCAACCAAAGTCAAAGCCATTCAGATTCTCGAGAAACTCCGGAAGATAGTAAAACTCAGGGATAAGTTCTCGAACATCCGAAGTATTATCCTCGGATGCACTTTTCCAAGTTTTCTGTACTGAATAAAACAACCTGTCCGCATGATCAAAATTTCCACCTTGCAACAACAAATATGATCGAACAAATGGCTGCAAACGTATCAAATACGAAGCAACAACCATCGCAGAAGAGTAATGTGTTCCGTAATATGCCGGTGGAACATCTGGGGCCATTTCCTTGGATGCCGAATATCGCTCTCTAAATTGTTTGGCTCTTTTCTCACTTTGTGCACCCATTGGCTTTGAAAGATCTCTGTAAGAGTTAGGATCGTTTAAGTCCAAAGTTTGCGACTCATAATtagaaagaacaaatgGGAAAACTGGATATTGTGTTAAATCATTGAATGTGCGCCCAGCAATTGTATTAATTAGCATGAGATAATAAAAGTTTGATAACTCACCTCTCCTCCACTTTCTTGTAATCTTAGAAAAAGCAGCGCTTGCTGAAGGTGCCGGGCCGACATTTATAAGAGCGTGAAAAAGGGTGGATCCAATACccttaatattttcattacCGACATTGATTATTTTCTGTCTTGAAGCCAACAACATAGCCTCTTCTAGATCACTATCTTTAAGTTTGGACGTGATTCTCGCTTGCAAATCGTTAAAGAGAGAATCTCTTAGACCTTTATTTGACAATGTAACAAGAACAGAACTTCCATCACTGAAGAAAACTTCAAGAGCAACATCCCGAAGTAAAAACTTACGTTTGGATGCGGAAATAAGTTTTGATGTTTCCCACGAGATTATTCTATGAGACAAACCGTGATTCAAGTCTACATTCTCCGTAccaaaaagcattttgaTATATGCATCTCTATCTGCCGCTTTCACATCAGTGATATCAACAATTTCTCCTTCGGAAGTATGAAAGTAATTCTCCACCATATAGAGATGCGTGAGTCCAATAACAAGAACTGATTCGGTCATCTCCAACCCAAGAATCCTCGTCACGTTAACAATCCGGACGATTTTATCATGGACAAAAAGACTTCGCATAATTTTCCTGTACTTATCATCTGTAAAAGTGCCCATATCAGTTTGTTCTGAAACAAATTCATACTGTGCACCGTCGATCTGACATTCAAGGTCATTTATATTGCAAGAATCACTTGTACTAACACTATAATTATCACTAGTTTGACAATCCACAACTAATTGAGGCAAGCTATCATACTCAGAATTGTTTGCAAAGCTTTTGACAGATTTAAGTAAAAACTTATTATGCATTCTGTATCTACCTTCAGCCAAATCCAACACCGGTCTCATTCGAAAATGTTCAATGGGTATCCTGGTAGACAACCTTTCATAGATATtcacaaaatatttaagaTCACTCTTGTCATCTTGCACATTCTTGTAGAAGTTCTTTGACTCTGCCTCAATAATCGCTTTTAGAATAGATCTTAacttccatttttttacaACATTTCCTTCAAGCTCAGATTCAGCTTTTCGAGTCAATACATCTAGCTTATCATAAAAACTCATTTGTTTAACATCATGATTTTCAATAGCAGAGAGAGAATCGTTGAAAGATGTATTCATAAACAATTTCACATCTGTGTTTGAGTATAATGAGGATTTCATATCCTCATCATTTAGGTGGATGGCTCTTTGCATTTCATCAACAGCATTATTCGGTAACCTTCCCAAAAAAACTTTCTGCAATTTTGTGAAGCAATCTAATTCTATTATAAGCATTCTCATGGAATTGGTAATTAAACTGAAAAACTCGACGTCAAGAAGTAACAGGTTTTTGAATAAAGATGCGAACACTGAATTCAACTGTGTTCCATCAAGCTTCACAAATAACATTTCTCTAAAAAGCATCAATCTGGAGCAACAAAATTTAATAGAGTCTAACGACGAACCTGGATTCTTAATCTCATTTTCGGTACATCTAACAATAAATCGAACGTAAAACTTTCCAAACAAGTCCGAACAAACtttatattctttcaaattcaGTAAAgaacttttcctttctgaAATCTTCATTAAAAACGTTCCTGCAAAATCGAAAACAAGCTTTATGTCTTGAGCATGAAAAGATATTGTCTCATTTTCCTGGAAGAACATGGTTAGGTGTTTCAACAATATCTTACAAATGCAATCATTCTGCATCAATGCACCATCTTCATTTATAAAAAGCTTCATATGAGTCACAAGAGAAGGGAATTCAGACATTAAAAAGGAATCACGATActtggatgaaaagaagtcCACAAATCGTTGTCCTTTTGTTATTTTGCCTGTTGCAGGACTGAGGTTATCACCAAATAAttgttccaaaaaaaat
This portion of the Brettanomyces bruxellensis chromosome 1, complete sequence genome encodes:
- a CDS encoding uncharacterized protein (SECRETED:SignalP(1-17)), with the protein product MLFTSFILLLFLGIASALKGSIDFSKDAVKIVDPARASLLLLDKEDKSWRVFHFRENGDFYLPQLSKGKYELLIQSLDFKLSTGPSYKITVLNSTHYIVEDAQTGKELEDGLEFSADKVVLRNFIDNDSSGSFLNSLPFVPLIRKYPLMGMLLLGCIALMVSPMIISKFDPDFNEKLIQAQQDTKAHQS